TAAAATAACGATTAATCACTCAATTTTTTGAGTGATTTTTTATTTATAAAAAATTTTTCACCTCTTTTGCGTATGTACTTGTAGAGCACAGGCAAAGGAGGCTTTTTATGCGGATTAAGGAAACGGTTAACTCGTTAATTGAAGAAGCAATTGCTGAACACGCTAGCGACATATTCTTCTTGGTACATGATGAGCAAATGGTGGTTAACTTACGGACAATTACTGGGATTAGTCAAAGAGCGGTATTTACGTTAAATGAAGGAAAAGAAATTATCAACTTTCTCAAATATGGCGCGCAAATGGATATTGCTGAACATCGTAGGCCGCAGGTTGGGGCATTGACATATGATTACCATCAAGAAAAGTATTATCTGCGTTTATCGAGCATTGGCGATTTTACCGGTTGTGAAACGCTTGTGTTACGGATTATTTATCAAGTGCAGTCGGGCCAGTATTTTTTGCCTAAGCAAATTGAAAAATTAACGCAGTTAGCTAAACGGCGCGGCTTAATTGTCACAAGTGGACCCACTGGCTCTGGTAAAACCACGACGATGTATAAGTTGGCGCAAGCTGTTGGGCAGGAAAAAATGGTGATGACAATTGAGGATCCAGTTGAAATCCACCAAGCATCATTTTTACAAACTCAGGTTAATGATGAAGCTGAAATTAGTTATGCGCGATTACTAGAAGCAGCTTTGCGTCATCGTCCGGATATATTAATTATTGGTGAAATTCGAAATGCCCAAACGGCACGGTTAGCAGTTGATGCTGCGCTAAGCGGACACCTCGTGCTAGCGACTGTCCATGCTAAGAGTACACTGCAAACAATTTCACGATTAGAGAGCTTGCAAATTAATCAAAATGAGCTAAGTAACTGTTTAACAGCCGTTTCTTACCAACGACTCTTGCCAACAGCAAACGGCTTTTCATGCTTACTCGATATTGCCAGTGGACAAGACTTGCAGGATAGTATTGAGCAAACTCAACGAGGAAATTTTGTTAAGTGGACGGATAATTTAGCAGAACTGAAACAGCGAGGTGAAATTAGTGCGCCAATCTATGAACAATTTCAAGAAGGGTAAGTTGACGGGCCAAGAGCAGCTAGCCTTTCTTGATTATTTACAAAATAGCCTGGCCAATGGCTTTTCTCTTAGCACCAGTTTGGAATTAATGCCGATATTATGGTCAAAACGTAAGAAAATGCTAACAGGGTTAAGCAAAAGAATGACTTTGGGCGCCAATTTAGGTCAGGAAATGTGGCAACTGGGTTTTAGTAAAACAGTTGCTACACAAGTTGAATTAGCAATGCAGCAAGGAAATTTGCTTGATTGCTTATCACAGCTAGCTACGCTGAATCGCTTGAAAAATGAACAAGTTAAGAAGCTGAAAACGGAAATGTCATATCCAGTGGTGTTAGTCGTAATGATGGTTGCATTGCTTGTTTTTATGCAGACCTTTGTATCAAGTCAGTTTTCGTCTTCTAACGAGCATACAGGTGACGTCTTGCTGGTAGGCATACTGGGGTTAGGTCTGCTATTTCTCTACTATTTCACGCAAGTCCTAACTCTTTTACGTAAGCAAGATTACCATTCACTAAAAAAACTAGCGCATTACCCAATTATTGGTGCAACAGTCAAAGTGTATGTCAAATATCTTTTAGTTTATGATATTGGCTTATTGGTTGCGAGTGGATTTTCCTTGCAAAAGATGTGTCAGTATGCAGCTAATCAGGAAAAAGGGTCACTGCAGCAGTATCTTGGTGCTAAGGTAAACCGAAAGTTAGCCAAGGGCAAGAGTTTGCAGGAGATTATTAAGCAGGAATTATTTTTGCCAGATGAATTAGTAATTTTGCTTGAGACGGGATCAACTAAGGGCGATTTAGGTAATCGCTGTTTACTACTCGGACAAACATTATTTACAGATTTAACTAGTAAAATTGAAAAATTAATCGTTAATGTTCAACCAGTTTGCTTTATTTTGATTGGATTGTGCATTATCGGGATGTATTTAAAGTTGTTGCTGCCAATGTATGCCATGATGCAGCAGATTTAAGGAGATTATGATGAAGAAAAAGTTTAAACAATATTTATTAAAGATTTTAGCTAAAAGTCGGAAGGCACAAGGCTTTACATTGATTGAAATGGTCGTGGTTATTGCCATTATTGTATTGCTGCTCTTGATTATTGCACCTAACTTGACCAAGCAAAAACAGAGTGCGGCTGATCGTACCGAAGACGCCTTTAAGACAACCTTGCAAACGCAGGCCGATCTTTATGAAGAGGACAAGGACCGTAAGGGTAAAGATATTACTTTCCAAAATATGTTTGAAGATGGTTATTTGACCAAAAATCAACTTGATAAGTCCAAAAATTATACGGTAAATAATGGTGTGGTTGAAAAAGGCAATTAAAGTTAAATTTTCTGGCTTTACATTAGTAGAAATGATTGTGTGCTTAGTGATTGCACTCAGCTTAGTGATGCTTGGAACTGTCGAAATTTCCGCATATCGCCAGCAGCTAGTTCTCAATAATACTACTAAAGAAATTAAAAGTTCTATTGAGCAAGCGGCGCGGTTCAGTACGATTAAACATGAGTCAGTTACAATAATATATCAGCCGGATACAAAGATACTTACTTTTAAAGGGCGTGGCTTTTCTCAAAATATCCAAATCGCTTCAACAATTACTATCTATGGTCTTAAGAGTACAATGCTGATTACAAACGATGGAATACTAGCACCCAAAACTATTACTATTGATGATGGTCAACATTCACAAAAAATAAAGTTACAAATGCTTTGGGGGCGAGCAATTGAAGAATAAATTTCGATTAAAGGGCTTTTTACTGGCAGAAAGTGTGGTGGCACTTGTTTTAGCAGTAATGGGTGTTACTCTAATTGCGTTAATCGTTAGCAGCAGTATGGTAAATGAGCACCAAATCGAGTTAAAGACAGACCGAACTTATGCTTGGCATGTGCTGAAAGAAAGCAATTTAGATAAGATTACTGTTCATGATCGTGTTTATCAACCTCTAGGAGCAAAAAGCGTCTATGATACAACAGACAAGAAAACTTATGAAATTAAGAACTAAGGGCTTTATGTTGGCCGAAGCTATGTTTGCCGTTTTTATAACTTTATTGGTTGTTTTAATGTTGCAAAATTTGTTAAAAAGCATGACTTTAGCCAACAAAGTTGAGCATCATACCGACGATGTAGTTTTTTCTTATGTGCAATTCAACCGCTTTTTACATGATAGTCATACTAAATTGGCCTATGTTGATGTCGCTGCTTCCACGACAAAAAAGGCAAAAATTGTAAAAGTAGACCAAGATAATAATGAAAATATTTATTGGTTAACTTTTTATAAAAATATGATTCGGGCAACAACTATCGAAGGTGGACATATGCCACTTTTATTGAATATTAGTAATGCGAAGTTTGTGACCCACTCACAGCAGCTGAAGATTATGGTGACAGAAGATGATGGCCGCCAGTCTGAATTATATTTTAAATTAGCCAAGCAGCCGGAAAAGAAGGCAAAAAATGAACAAGCTAAAAAAGCAAAAAGTAAAAGCTAGTGCGTTACTTAGCAGTGTTTTGGTATTAATTACCTGTCTATTGTTCCTGCAATTTTATCAGGAAGTTTACCGTTTCAGTATGGAAAGCGACTTGCTATTAATTGAATATCTAGTCAACAATTGATTTGCTTGCACCGATAACCTGCTTTCTATTAAAATGGTAAGGAAGATAAGGGGAATTAAGCATGGATAAAATTGAAGAACTTTTTAATAAATTTTTGGACTGTGTTAAGTGTCTGCAGGATAGCTTAAATGTTACTTTTGGTGAGGCTTTAACCGAAACTTTTGATAATCTTGAAACAGGTAAGATTAAGGTTGAAATGGGTGCCCCAGATAAGGATACGGTTGCTAAGTTAAGTCAAAAATATGCTGCACTGGATTATGATCATTTAGCGCAGAAGGATAAGGTACAAATTTTTACTTACCTAGTCCTTAAAGCAATCAATGAAGACGAATTAGACGTCAATCAAATGCCGACACCACCAGCTATTGCCACAATTATTGCAATGTTGATGAAGAAGTTGCTGCCGGCAGACAAGGACTTGACAATTGTTGATCCAGCAGTTGGTACTGGTAGTTTGCTTTATGAAGTCGTTAACCAACTGAAAATGGCTAACCATTCTAAGCTAAATTATAAGCTAGCTGGAATTGATAACGACGAGGAAGTGCTGAACTTCGCTGATGTTGGCGCTCATTTAAATGGGATTAAGATTGACTTGTATTGCCAGGATGCTCTTAGTCCTTGGCTACTTGAAAGTCCAGAAGCAGTAGTTAGTGATTTGCCAATTGGTTATTATCCAATTGATGATAATGCAGCTAATTTTGCAACAAAGGCTGAAAAAGGACATTCATTTGCACATCTTTTGTTTATTGAGCAAATTATTAAAAATCTGCAGCCTGGAGGCTATGCCTTTTTGGTTGTACCCAAATCAATACTTTCTGGTAAAGTTGGGGCTGACTTTATGCCGTGGCTAGCTGAAAAGGTCTTCTTGCGGGCGATTGTTGAGCTACCGGACAACATGTTTCAGAATAAATTTAACCAAAAATCAGTTTTGGTATTTCAAAATCACGGCACTGGTATTAGTAGCAGTGAGGTTTTGCTCACAAAGTTAGACTCAATTAAGAAGCAAGAGGAGCTAATTAAGCTTAATGTTAAGCTAAATGAGTGGTATACTAATAACATTCATTAATTTGTGAAAATACAAAGTTACATGTATGGAGGAATTTTATTTATGAAAAAAGTTTTAGCAATCAACTCAGGTAGCTCTTCTTTTAAGTATAAGTTATTTGCTTTACCAGAAGAAAAGGTATTAGCAGAAGGCCTTGCTGACCGTGTTGGGATTGATGGCTCATCATTTGAAATCAAATTAGCCAACGGTGAAAAACACAAGGAAGAAGTAGCTATTCCCGATCAAGAAACAGCCGTTAACCTGTTGCTTAAAGCATTGGAAGATTACAAAGTTATCTCTGATTTAAGTGAAATTGCTGGTGTTGGTCACCGTGTTGTTGCTGGTGGGGAAGAATTCTCAGATTCAGTAATCGTTGACAAGGACAAATTACAAGCAATTTATGACTTAAAAGAATATGCACCATTGCATAATCCAGCTGAAGGTAAGGGAATTGAAGCATTTATGAAATTGCTTCCGGAAGTACCAGAAGTTGCTGTTTTTGATACTTCATTCCACCAAACTTTGGATCCAGTACACTACATGTACTCGATTCCTTATAAGTATTATCAAGAATACGGTGTACGTAAGTACGGTGCTCACGGTACTTCAGTTCGTTATATTGTTGGTCGTGCTGCTGAAATGCTTGGCAGAGATGCCAAAGATTTGAAGATGGTAGTTTGCCACCTAGGTTCAGGTGCATCAATTACTGCTGTTAAGAACGGCAAGTCTTACGACACTTCAATGGGCTTCACACCACTTGCAGGTATCACAATGGGTACACGTTCAGGTGATGTTGATCCTTCAGTTTTGCAATACATTATGAACAAAGACAACATTGATATTAACCAAATGATTAGTATTTTGAATGACAAGTCAGGATTACTTGGTATTTCTGAAATTTCTTCAGATATGCGTGACTTGGAAGACAATGCTGACAAGAAGGCTAACTTAGCTCGTGAAATCTTTGTTGACCGTGTAATTCAATACGTTGGTTCATACGTTGCTGAAATGGGTGGCGTTGATGCGATTGTCTTCACTGCTGGTGTTGGTGAACACGACAGCAGCGTTCGTGAAAATGTTATGAAGGCTTTTGAATTTATCGGTTTGGACCCAGACTTTGAAGCTAACAAGTCTAATGGTGAGAAGTTTATTTCTAAAGACGGCTCAAAGGTTAAGGCAATGATTATCCCAACTGACGAAGAATTGATGATTGAACGTGATGTTGTTCGTTTAGCTCATTTGAACTAATTAATTGAACTTTTTAATCGTTTGTTGATGTGAATTATGCTATAATTAGAGAGTCTCAAGGGGATGTTTTGGGATTCGACAGGCGTAGATTCGCATTGACTGCGATTTGTAGGTCACGTCTACATTAAAACGTCACAGAACTTTAACTGCAAATAAAGAAAATTCTTACGCATTAGCTGCTTAATTTAGCACTTATGCCTTGCCTAACATTGGATTACTCACGTCTAGTAGTAGGTATCAAATTAGTGAGTTACGTTTAACTACCTCATCTGAATAGTTAAAAAGAGTCCTAAACAGGTTAGCTAGTCCATCCTAGCTCTGTTATATGGCGTTTTGGACTAGTGAAGTTCAAGTAATATAACTATGATCGTAGAGGTCAGTGACGGAATGCGTTTGGACAGGGGTTCAATTCCCCTCATCTCCACTGTATAGATAAGAAGCCTTGATTTATCAAGGCTTCTTTTAGTTTTGATGGTAATTTTACATGATTAAATATTTGAAGTCCTGATTGAACTAATGGTTTCTTTTCTGTTGGAGTTGTTAATGTGGCCGTAAATGTCCGTTGTCATTTCAATTGTTTCGTGTCCCATTAACATCTGAACTGTTTTTGGCTTAACTTAATGATATTGGTTAATTTGGATGGTGTTTTACATTTACACATGAAAATCTATATAATAAGTCACATAATAAAGATTTAATAAAAATATTCCTTTTTTATCCGATAAAAGTTTAAACTAAACATGAGGTGATTAGAGTGGAACCAATATTTTTAACACCGTATTTCAGACCGAAAATCTGGGGTGGGAGAAAACTACAGACAATTTTTAATTATGATATTCCAGCTGGCAAGGTAGGCGAAGCATGGATTATTTCTGGATATAAAGATGATGCGTCGCTGGTTAGTCAAGGCCCATTGAAGGGGCAAACTTTGCGGCAAGTATATCATGAACATCCGGACTTATTTGGCAATCCTAAGGAAAAAGAGTTTCCATTATTAGTTAAATTTTTAGATGCTAATGATAACTTGTCAGTGCAAGTTCATCCTGATGATGAATATGCTAGAAAAGTGGAGAATGACAGTGGCAAGACCGAGAGCTGGTACGTTTTACAAGCTGATCCAGATTCATATTTAATTTATGGTCATACTGCTAAGACGCGTGATGAATTAGCCGATATGATTCATCAGGGGCAATGGGACAGGCTCTTACGTAAGGTGCCGGTCAAGGCTGGCGACTTTTTCTATGTTCCAGCGGGAACAATTCACGCTTTAACTAAAGGAATTATGGTAATTGAAACCCAGCAATCTAGCGATGTTACTTACCGGCTGTATGATTATGACCGAGTTGATGAAAAGACGGGCAAGCAACGTGAGCTGCACACACAGAAGTCGATTGATGTTACCACAGTGCCACATGTTGATCCAAAAATTGACGTTAAAGTAACTAGCGAGCAGGGAGCTACTATTAAAACTTTAGTTGAGCCGCCATTATCGCCACATTTTTATTTATGGCAAATTGATTTAGATGGTCAGTGGCAAACTAGCTTGAACGGTCACCCTTACCTGTTAGTTTCGGTTATTAAAGGAGCGGGACAACTGCAAGTTGGCGCTCAGGCTTATACGCTAAAGGTTGGTACTAATTTCATTATTCCTAATCAGATGAAAGACTTCTCGTTCATTGGTAAAATGAAAATGGTAATGTCTGCTCCTGCTAAGCAGAATTAAAATTCATTAAAAAGGAAAATAAGAAGTATGATTTATATTGCTTGCGGTGCAATTTTACTTGTCGTCGGACTTATCTGGTTAATTAAACCAGCCAAAAAGGCTAATCCATTATATGGTTATTTGTCATACTTAGCGCACGTCAATCGAAGTAGCTTTGCTTTTGCTCAGAAAAAGGCGAGTGGATATTTTGCCTTTTTTGGCTCGCTGCAACTACTAATTGGAATTGGCATTCACCTGTTAAAGTGGGATCGGTATTTTTTAATCTGGCTATTGACATTTTACTTCTTTATTTTGTTTCCAATTGTTGCGACCGAAAAAAGTTTGAAACGGTTTTTAATTAAACGCAATGAGTTGCCACCAGATTATATTGATCCAGATAAAGTCAAGCACGAAAGAACTAAAGGATTTAGGGATCGAAAATGAAATTAAAAATTTTGATGGTTGAAGATGATAGTTCTGTCGCTGAAATGATGGGAATGTTTTTTGCTAAAGAAGGCTGGACAGAAGATGTTGCTGTTGATGGTGTGCAGGCTGTTGAAATGTTTAAAGAACACGCTGATGAATACGACTTGATTACTTTGGATCTCAATTTGCCTAAAAAGGATGGTATTCAGGTTGCTAAGGAGATACGTGCGCTTTCGCCAATAGTGCCGATGATTATGTTAACGGCTCGTGATAGTGAGGCTGATCAGATTTTGGGATTGGGTGTCGGTGCCGATGATTATGTGTCTAAACCCTTTAGTCCGCTGGCATTAATTGCGCGGATTAAGGCATTGCACCGTCGAATTATGATTGAAGATAATCAAAGTCATCCTAAATTAGCTAAGCGAACGAGCGATTATGATGTTAATACCAAACATATCAAAATTTCCAAGGCACGTCGCGAGGTTTTATTTGATGATAAAAAGGTGGTCAATATTACGCCCAAGGAATTTGACTTGCTTTATACAATGGCACAAAAACCCAAGCAAGTTTTTTCACGGGGACAGTTGCTTGAAGCTGTCTGGGGCTATGACTATTTTGGCGAAGAACGAACTGTCGATGCTCATATTAAGAAATTGCGGCAAAAATTGGAAAAGGTTGGTGCTGATGTAATTCAAACTGTGTGGGGTGTTGGCTATAAGTTTGATGATGAGCAGGTTAAGAAATGAAGCTAATCTATCAACACTTACTTAGTTTTTTGCTAATTATTGTGACGACGGTATCAATCATTGGCTATGCCGAGATTAAATCGGTAACAGCCCAATCCTATGAGCAGAATTATCGGCGCATGGATGATTACGCTTCATCACTGGGGGAATTAGTTGCTAATGACCAAAAGAATGGCACCATCATGCTCAACTCGGAATTTTTGGATCAATTGCAGTTTGTATTACGCGGTGATGATCTCCACCTACATATTTTTAACAGTCAGGGGATGCAAATTTACCCTAAAAGTCGACGTTTGCTCCGCTTAAAAGGAAATGTTTTTGCCGCGTTAAGCCACGGTGAAGAAATTCACATTAGAAATAATAATGAAGAAAAATCGTATTTGTGTCATACGAAAAATTCGTATACGGGTGTGATTGTTCCGTGGATGAGAGGGCATAAGATTGTTGGCGCAATTTGGTTGGGTTCGCTTGTCAAAGATGTTGAGCGGCCAATTGACACAGCCAAGCGTAATTTAATTAATGCTTTAATTATCGCCTTATTTGTCGGGCTAATCATGAGCGCCATCCTGAGTTATTATTCAACTAATAAGATTAACCGTCTTTCACGCGCTATCAAAAAAGTGCGCTCTGGTAATTTTGACGTGCAGATTAAGCAGAAGGGCAATGATGAGATTGATCAGTTAGCTGCTAGCTTTAATAAGATGGTGCGGGCGTTAAAAGAATATAATCAAGAAGTCAAGTCACAGGAAAAGCGCCGCGACCAATTTATGGCTGATGCAGCTCATGAAATGCGCACGCCGTTGACAACAATCAATGGCATTCTTGAAGGATTACAGTATGATGCCATCCCAGAAGAGTCTAAACCCAAGTCAATTGACTTAATGCGTCGGGAAACTAAGCGTCTAATTCGCTTAGTTAATGAAAATTTGGATTACGAAAAGATTCGCAATAATCAAATTAATTTAAGTAAAACGCAATTTAATGCTAGCAAGGTTTTAGAAGATGTCATCATTCAATTAAAGCAAAATGCCGATAAGGCTAACGATCAGCTCAAGATAGAGGTACCATCTGAACTGCCGATTTATGCCGATCGTGACCGGTTAACCCAAATTGTTGTTAATTTGGTACAAAATGCAATTCAGTTTACTACCAATGGTCACATTTTGCTTAGTGGTCGCAGAATTACTCACGGAACGAAAATCACGGTCAAGGATGACGGGATTGGGATGAACAAGGAGCAAATGAAGTATATCTTTGAGCGCTTCTTTAAAGCTGATCCGTCACGTGCTCGGTTGGGAACGGGTGAGTCAGGGTTAGGACTAGCAATTGTTTCTTCTCTTGTTAAGCAGCATGGCGGCAAGGTTTCAGTAACTTCCGAAATGGGTCAGGGAGCGCAATTTACGATTACAATTTATGATCAAGGTTATGAACAATATTTAACTAAATAATAGATTAAAAAAGAGAACTTCAAAATGAAGTTCTCTTTTTGTCATAGTTACTTTTCTTCGGCTTGATGCCAAACTTTAGCAGCAGCTGGTAAATTACCCAAATTGGTTATTTCATCCTTGTTGACAACAATTAAATTATCAGGACCAGCAGCCAACTTATTGAAGCTGTCTAGACTTTGATTTCTAAAGTAGCCTTCGCTAGCGTCTGCCAAACTAGCTTGCAGTTGGTTAATTCGATATGCTTCAGCGTCAGCCTTAGTTTTAATTGCTTGGGCATTAGCCTTAGCCGTTGCAATTAGAGCATCGTTTTTAGCTTTAGTTGTCAGTTCAATATTTTTGGCTTCACCTTCAGCCTTTTCAATTGCGGCAATCTTTTCACGGTCAGCCGTTAGTTGCTTGTCCATGGCTTTTTGAATTTCAGGACTTGGCAGTAGTTCATCAATATTGACCCGGACAACGCGAATACCATAAATATCCGTTAAATCGCCAATGGCTTCTGCTAATTGAGTATTAATTTTACTTGTTGAACCTAGGGCCTCGTTTAAGTCCATCCGTCCAATAATGTCACGCAAATGCCCACGAATTAATTCAACCATAGATTTAACTGAATCGGTGTTGTTATAGAAGTACTTGTAAGAATCAGTTACCAGATAGTTTAAGGTTAGGCTAGTTGTAATTTCGGCATTATCTTTAGTAATGATCGAATATTTGGAAATTTCGGCGGGGAACATCGCCAAAGAAACGCGCCGCATCTTTTGAATAAAGGGAATAATGAAAACAAACCCTGCTTTAACGGTTTTAGAATACTTGCCTAAAGTTTCAATTAAACCCTCGTTATTTTGCGGAACAACGCGGCAGCCTGCAATAAAAAACACAATTAGTAAGATAATAATAATTATCAATTTCATTTTGAATTTTTCCTTTCTTAACTGAATAGCGATAATTATTAATTATATGCTTTTTTCTTATTTTTACTAGATTTGGTTTTCTTTTCGGTAAGGTGGTTGCCGCGAACAGATTCAGGAATGGTAGTGATTTCGTCTTCGTGCCCTTTGAGTTCTGGGGCATCAGTTTTGTAAAGTTTAGTTGTTGAGCCGTGGTGTAAATTAATCAGAGCCGTCGACTTTTTCTTTAACTTATTTTCGATTTTTTCCATTTGTTGAAAATTGGTCAGGTAATCAAATTGATTAGGGTTAACTGGCTTAAAGCCTTGCGGAGTATAGAACCGCAATAAATTATGGTTATTTAACAAGTCAGAATATTTTAGAGATTGTTTAGCCTTTTTGGCAAGTCTGGCAATTTCGACTTTTTCTTGCTTGGTAAAGTTGATGATTTGCTTGCCGGTTTTGCGGTCATAAACAAGGCCCTTTTTACCCTTGGCGCCAATAATCACGTATTTTTTACTAATAATCGTACCATTACGAAAGACAATCCAAGGCTTGTAATGTCGAGATAAAAGGTCGCTGCCGAATTGTACGTAGTGCTTGTTGCTGATCCCTAGGAGGTGCATTAATGTCGGCAAAACGTCGATTTCACCAGCAACTTCGTGGTTAATTTTACCTTTTAAATTAGGAGCATGAATCATAAAGGGAACACGCTGCATTTGGGCATCATTGTAACTGCTCCAAGTATCAGAACTTTCGCCGACAATGGGTGCTAGAGTTTGGTTTTCGGAGTTAGTTAAGCCATAATGGTCGCCATAAATAACTACCATTGTGTTCTTAGCTAAGCCAGATTTTTTCAGATAGGCAAAAAATTCTCGTACCGATTCATCTAAGTAATGAGCCGTTTCAAAGTAATTGTTGATAGTCTTATCGCTGGTGTCAGTTGTTTGAAAATTGGGATCGAGGTCCTGCTCATCCATTGAAAACGGCGTGTGGTTGGTTACAGTGATGAACTTGGTGTAGAAAGGCTGTTGCATCCGCTCTAAATATTTGATACTTTCAGCAAAAAGCAGCTTATCTTTAACACCGTATTCTTTTTTATCATCCTTATTACTACTGAAATAATTCTGGTCGAAGAAATAATTATAGCCTAGGTTCTTATAGACGTCATCACGATTCCAAAAAGTACCGACATTACCGTGAAAGACGGCAGAAGTATAGTTGCCGTGCTTGCGCAAAATTTGCGGTGCAGCCTGAAAGGTGTTTGAACCGCCAAGGGCCGTAAAAAGCGACCCGTCAGAAATCCCATACGTACCAGTTTCCAGCATATTTTCTGCATCACTAGTGCGACCAATACCCACTTGATGGTAAAAATTGTCAAAGCTGATGGTGTGCTTGTTATGGTAAATTGAATTAAGAAACGGGGTGACTTCCTTACCGTTGACCTTTAACCCAATTAAAAACTGTTGGAAGCTTTCCAAGTGAATTACGATGACGTTTTTACCTTTTTCTTTACCAAAATAGTTGGCATTAGCTGGTATCTTATTTTGCTTGGTAAAATTAAGGATTTTATTTAAATCGGCAGCGTTGGCATTACGGTTGACCTGCTCTGTTTGTTCATTTTTAATGCCGTCATAAATGGTGTAGGTGTCAAGCCCCAGATATTTCACAACGTAGGCACGATCAAAGGTATTTCTTAAGAGGCGCGGCCTAGATGATTCGGCCAGAAAAATAT
The sequence above is a segment of the Lactobacillus sp. ESL0677 genome. Coding sequences within it:
- a CDS encoding HAMP domain-containing sensor histidine kinase; amino-acid sequence: MKLIYQHLLSFLLIIVTTVSIIGYAEIKSVTAQSYEQNYRRMDDYASSLGELVANDQKNGTIMLNSEFLDQLQFVLRGDDLHLHIFNSQGMQIYPKSRRLLRLKGNVFAALSHGEEIHIRNNNEEKSYLCHTKNSYTGVIVPWMRGHKIVGAIWLGSLVKDVERPIDTAKRNLINALIIALFVGLIMSAILSYYSTNKINRLSRAIKKVRSGNFDVQIKQKGNDEIDQLAASFNKMVRALKEYNQEVKSQEKRRDQFMADAAHEMRTPLTTINGILEGLQYDAIPEESKPKSIDLMRRETKRLIRLVNENLDYEKIRNNQINLSKTQFNASKVLEDVIIQLKQNADKANDQLKIEVPSELPIYADRDRLTQIVVNLVQNAIQFTTNGHILLSGRRITHGTKITVKDDGIGMNKEQMKYIFERFFKADPSRARLGTGESGLGLAIVSSLVKQHGGKVSVTSEMGQGAQFTITIYDQGYEQYLTK
- a CDS encoding LTA synthase family protein, with the translated sequence MKKKNLANFMQSRTDFFVLLILLFVLKYIFAAYHDFNLGISDPYQHIIMWLSPLGTAILLLSIGFYFPQPIVSYCVMLLMDFANTSLLFANILYYREFSDFITVKTITNAGKVAPGLGKSAVSLLQPTDILLWLDLILVIALLITHKLKIDQKSYGLLTPFTITSFGFFVLTLNIFLAESSRPRLLRNTFDRAYVVKYLGLDTYTIYDGIKNEQTEQVNRNANAADLNKILNFTKQNKIPANANYFGKEKGKNVIVIHLESFQQFLIGLKVNGKEVTPFLNSIYHNKHTISFDNFYHQVGIGRTSDAENMLETGTYGISDGSLFTALGGSNTFQAAPQILRKHGNYTSAVFHGNVGTFWNRDDVYKNLGYNYFFDQNYFSSNKDDKKEYGVKDKLLFAESIKYLERMQQPFYTKFITVTNHTPFSMDEQDLDPNFQTTDTSDKTINNYFETAHYLDESVREFFAYLKKSGLAKNTMVVIYGDHYGLTNSENQTLAPIVGESSDTWSSYNDAQMQRVPFMIHAPNLKGKINHEVAGEIDVLPTLMHLLGISNKHYVQFGSDLLSRHYKPWIVFRNGTIISKKYVIIGAKGKKGLVYDRKTGKQIINFTKQEKVEIARLAKKAKQSLKYSDLLNNHNLLRFYTPQGFKPVNPNQFDYLTNFQQMEKIENKLKKKSTALINLHHGSTTKLYKTDAPELKGHEDEITTIPESVRGNHLTEKKTKSSKNKKKAYN
- a CDS encoding SPFH domain-containing protein, which translates into the protein MKLIIIIILLIVFFIAGCRVVPQNNEGLIETLGKYSKTVKAGFVFIIPFIQKMRRVSLAMFPAEISKYSIITKDNAEITTSLTLNYLVTDSYKYFYNNTDSVKSMVELIRGHLRDIIGRMDLNEALGSTSKINTQLAEAIGDLTDIYGIRVVRVNIDELLPSPEIQKAMDKQLTADREKIAAIEKAEGEAKNIELTTKAKNDALIATAKANAQAIKTKADAEAYRINQLQASLADASEGYFRNQSLDSFNKLAAGPDNLIVVNKDEITNLGNLPAAAKVWHQAEEK